Genomic DNA from Shouchella patagoniensis:
AATAGCAACACGTTCTTCCAATTCTAAAAAGCGGTCGTCTTCTCGCGTTAATTTAACTTTAAATCCTCTCTCTTCTAATAAGGTTTGTGTCCGCTTCGCAATTTCTAATACAACATGCTTTTCGAACAAGCCGTTCCCGACAGCACCACTGTCAATTCCTCCATGCCCTGGATCAAGAATAATGCGATTGCCAGTTGGAGCAATACCTGGAGCTCCATCGTCAATCGGAGTATGTTCATGAGTTGTTACATAGTCGAGGCTCACAAAACCACTTCCGTCTGTCAATTCGCCCCATCCGTCTTCATGGTCTATATATTCAACAACATCTCCAGGAAATTTAGAACCGACAATATCGGACCACGTTCCTGGCGCGCTACGAATGTTTAAAGATGATTGTGTATCGACTTCACCTTGTTCAATTGTTTCTGCAACTGCATTTCCGGCTATGGAAAAAAGTGCAATTGTCATAGTTAATAAAAATGAGATTAAGAGTTTATTTGAATTCATAGTTGCTCCTCCTCTAACATGCTTGTGTTAGAAGTCTCGCCAAACTAGTAATCTCTTAAACAAGAAAAAGTAAAAAATATTTGATAGCTTCAATGTTGCCTATTAGTTGCACCACCGGTATTAATCAATAAATCGAAGTAAATCACCTAACAAAAATTCATCAGAGAGGTTGAGTTGTTCTCGGACTAGTTCTTGATCCACTGCACAACTTGCATCATCAACAATGTTGCCGGAGGAACGCTCAATACATGAATGGTCAGCGTAAACATACTCATGTGAAACAAAGCGGCCATCTCTGAAAATAACAGGTACTTCGGCTGAGCGGGTAAACAAATCATGGCTAAATGTTAAATTGTCCTCTGTTGAAAGTCCAAGTAAATGAAGCAAAGTCGAATGAATATCAATTTGACCACCTTCTGTTTTAATGGTTTGCCCCGTTTGTCCAGGAATATGGATAATCAGTGGGATCTTTTGCAAATCAATATGAGACAAAGTGGTTTCTTCTTGATTTAGAAGATTGTGTACACCATTTTCGTACTGCCGCGAAATACCATAATGATCTCCGTAAAGGACAAACATTGTATTTTCATAAAGTCCCTCTTCTTTTAGTCGAGAAACAAACTGTTCGACCGCGGCATCTTGATAGCGAACGGTTGTTAAATAACGGTCAACAACACCTACTCCTGTATTTCCAGGTTCTATTAGTTGATCTTCTTCATCTAATAGAAACGGAAAATGATTTGTTAGTGTAATAAACTTAGCCATAAAAGGTTGTTCTATCTTTTGCAAAAGAGGGATTGATTGCTCAAAAAACGGTTTGTCTTTTAAGCCATAATTAACACTGAGTTCATCAGATATATCGTAATACTCTTTTGAGAAGAAGTGATGGTAGCCAAGGGCATCATACATTAGTTCTCGGTTCCAAAAGGTAGCATCGTTTGCATGAAAAACCGCTGATGTATAGCTCTTGCTCTCTAGTAAGCTTGGAATTGATTTATACGTATTTGTGTAACGCCTTACAAACGCAGATCCACTTGATAATGGGTAGAAACCCGTGTCGAGCATAAATTCCATATCTGATGATTTCCCCTGTGCAGTTTGGTCATAAATATTAGGAAAATAGAAGCTCTCTTTAATAAATTCATTTAGAAAAGGAGTCAGCTCTTCTCCGTCAATTGTTTTATTTATAACAAATTGCTGTGTTGACTCTAAACTAATTAAAATGACATTCTTTCCGGCTGCCATACCAAATACCTCTCGATCAGGTGCAGATGGCTCTTCCATACCTGCCGTGACTTCGGAGGCGATGGATTGATTGGCAAACATTTCTTTTGCGGGTGCTCGTACTGAATGGACTAAATTAACTACTTGGTAATTATATATACCTATAGAAGAGACAAGTTGGTCTCTAGCATAATCCGTATGCAGTAAGTACGGATTTTGCAGGTGGCTAATACCGAGTGAAGCAACGAATAAAGAGGTTGCTGTTATTCCGTACACTTTTCTTTTGGGCCGCTTAATGGAGATGCGCTGTTTCTTGGCATCAACGAGAAACCATGTGAAAAGCAAGACATCGATTATGAGAAGTAAGTCATACGGTGAGAACAATTCTACTGTACTTGATCCAAGCCCACCGACGTTACTAAATTGCATAAAAACAGAGGCCGTTAAAAAATCGATGTAGAAACGGTAATAAAGTAAGTTGCCGATCAATAATGCAGTACAAAGAACATAAACAACTAAAAAAACAAGGGGACGAACATTTCTACTAAAAAAGAAACTACAACCTAGAAGTAGTAAGATACTACCTAGTGGCGCGAGGAGTAGTAGGAAATAATCAGTTACCGTTTGAAATGGGAGTGAAAATCCTACTAAGCTAACAACGATTGTTTTGAATGTTAACAAGAAAACACCAAGAAAGAGTAAGTGTTTTGATAAAAAAGTTTTGATTGCATTCATAAAAGAGCGGCCTTCTCTCTGCACAATTGTTTATAATAGTTAGTCATATAGCGAACCGATTTTAAGACGTTTCGTTCATCCATTTCACCCATTAATGCAAGCTGAATCCAATTACGAGAAAGTAAGTAGCTGCTTTCATAGCTTAGATAAATGGAAGCGGATTTTAAAGAGTCGCCAAAAATTCGGGAAGAAATGGTTTCTGGCATGCGTATCGTTAAGATAGCTGGTGAATGGCTATCAAAACGAATAACGCTCATGCCGGCAGATTGAAGTTCATCGTAGACTTGATTCCACAGTTCAAAAGAAGGCGTTATTGGGTATTCTAATGCCTTCTGAAGCGCACAAAGCGCATTGGATGAATGCGTATATGGAATGCTGTTGGTTTTCTCGTAGTAGGCAAGATCCAAATAAGCTGGCACCTTTTTTGAGGACAGTGCCGACTCACGGTGGAAAACAAGAGCCAGGCCGGGGAAAGAAGCCAAACCTTTTCCACTTACAGAGCTTGCTAAATAGACCCCTGACAAATCGACTGGAATTGTTCCTAAGCTTGAACAAGCATCCAGACACAATTCAACACCATATTGATTACATAATGCTTTCAGGTCATCAAGTGGATATAAATAGCCAGTCGATGTTTCACAATGGACGGTCCACACCCATTCTATTTCTGGATTTTTAACCAGAAACTGTTCGATTGATTGAAGAGTTGGGGACGTCTCGCTGCATAATGATTGAAAAGAAAGATTCCAACGTTCTGCTTGTGTAATTAATCGATCACCAAATTCTCCGCTAGTAATAATGGCTCCGTGCTTCCCCATACATGCTAGTTGAGCGGCAACAATATCGTTTGCTAATGTACCAGTGCCAACAGCTATTTCGACTTGATGGCCGTTAGTTAGGTGAAGAAGTTGCTTTTTTACCGTCTTCATCGTCATGTTCATCTGTGAAGACCGATGAGAAATCGGTGCTTCGGACCAGGCTTTTTGGACTGAAGCGGATATGTTAACAGGTCCAGGCAGGAAATGCTGTTCTCGTCGATGTGTTTCTCGATTCATTAATTTATTAAAAGCTTTGGTTGAGCGGACAAAGTTATCCTCTGTTAAGTACATTGGTTGAAATTCGGCATCTTTTTTGCCTATGAGTGGACCAAATGGGACGAATCCGATTCGTTTGTATAAAGGCAATTGTCGTGTTGTTCCAGAAATCACAGCGATCGTAAACCCTTGTTTTAAACAGTGTGAAACGAGCTCGGAACATAAGCGGAAAAAGACAAGCCCTTGTCGGTACGCTTTTTTAATAGAGAGCAAGCGTATTTCACATAGCTTCCCTTCAAGGTTTAACAGGTCATCCAGTGAGGGCAGCTTTTCGTCAAGGGAGAAGGGACGTGTACCGCGTACACAAATCATACCAATAACTTCAAGGTCGTTTTTAGCAATGACATACAAGTTCTCATGATCAAATCGATCAACCAGTTTTTTATCTTGGTTTTGCTGATGCTGAGGGATTTCATCAACAAACGTTTTATAGTTAAGTTGGTAGATCTGTTCGAATTCATCATGTGAATCAGCTATCTTATATGTAAGAGAAATACCATCCATTTAAGAGGGCTCCTTTCTATGGGCAAGTAATACGATAAAAAGTAAGGTGATAAAAAGAAAGGCTAGTTCAAAATTTGAGAAAAAACTAAGTATAATAGGAACAATGGATAAAGAAGTAAGACCAATATAAGTGAAACGCATGTGCAAGACAGGTCCTAAGGCTACAACAATTGCAACAAAAAGAAGGATAACCGGTTTAAATACGAGTAAAGCCGCTAAGTAAACAACGACACCTTTACCACCTTGCCCTTTTAGCTGGATTGGCCACACATGGCCGATCATTATTGATACGGTTACTAGAAACATAATCAAAAATGAATCTCCATAAAAGTAGATGGTTAGCAAAATGGGAAACACAGTTTTCAGCGTGTCGATTATGACAGTAGCGATAAATGCAATGCGACCAAATACACGACCTGCATTTCTTGCTCCTGCATTATGGCTTCCAGCTGATCTAATATCACGCTTATAAATGAATAGACCAATATAGTAAGCTCCATTGATACATCCGCATATGTAAGAGAATAAGAGACAGAGTAAAAAAGACATGGCATCACCTAGTTTTCAAGTAGCTAAGACATTTAGAAGAACTACAATTTGTATTTTTTTCCTTTTCTATTATCATACCATATCTTTTTTTGTGCATTAAGAAAAAAACGAAAGGGCGATACTAGATGATTTTAAAAGTATCAATACAAGATGAAGCGTTAGCAGAAGAAATTCTTAAGCTCCAAAAGCGGGCATACAAAGTAGAAGCAGAATTGATTGGATGTAATCGTATTCCACCATTATATGAAACGTTAGAACAACTACAACAGGTAAATGAATTGTTTTTTGTTTATATGAAACAGGATGTTATTTCCGGGGCAATTGCCATTGAACATAAACATGCAGGCATTCATATCTGCCGAGTAATGGTCGATCCATCCTCGTTTCGAAAAGGTATTGCAAGGGAATTATTAACTTATGTAGAAGAGCTAGCGGGTAACAATACCCCCCTTTTTGTTTCAACAGGTGCGAATAATTTACCAGCGATTCGTTTATATACAGCAGTGGGGTATGAACAGGTTGGTACAAAAAAAGTTGGAGAAGGACTATTGCTTGCTCAATTCATAAAAAAATAAGACGTTTGATCCTCCATTCGTTAAGGGTAAGGTTAGTAAGGAAGAAAAGGAGGCGTTTGCGATGTTGCATCAAGAAGAAATATTCTAATAGAACGAGAATTAAATCGACTGGTCGATCTAAAACAACAAGTTGCGAATCCAAACTGCCCTTATTCTAGAGAGGTTGTTAAACAAATTATATTGATGGAGGATGCTTTAGGAAGAAGAACTCATTGATTATTCTGTACAATATATAAGCAATATGTGGTAACCTACTTATATAAGGGGGGTATTTTGCGATGTATAGACTGACATGAAACAGTTAGCCTAAATGATTATCTCTATATAAACTGTTCACAAAAAGAGAAACATTTAGGAGGACTAACAATGGAAAGTAAAAATGATATGTCAATGGTGGCACAAAAAATCGACTTCTCCGGGACGGTTTGCGTACAAGTAAACAGTAAAGTTGTAACGGAGAGTTATGGTTATGCCAATTTTACAGAGAAAAGAAAAAACGAAGCGAATACACGTTTTGGTATTGCCTCTGGTGCTAAATTTTTCACGTCAATTGCAATTTGTCAGCTTGTAGAGCAAAAGAAATTGTCTTTCCACTCAAAGATAACTGAATGTTTGGATATGGACTTCCCTTTCTTTGATAAGGAAATTACGATTCATCATTTATTAACCCACACTTCAGGAATACCTGATTACTTTGATGAATCTATAATGGATGATTTTGAGGAATTATGGGTGAAGGTGCCGATGTATCATATTCGAAAGCTTCAAGACTTTTTGCCGTTATTCCAACATGAACAGATGAAGGAGTTGCCAGGAAGTGTATTTCGTTACAATAATTCGGGCTATATTTTACTTGGCCTCATTATTGAACAAGCAACTGGTATGAACTTCAATGACTACGTGGAAAAATATATTTTAGCAGCCTCTGACATGGTGGATTCAGGATACTTTGAGCTGGATGCTTTACCTGAAAGAACTGCTACTGGTTATATTGAGAATGAAGATGGCAGCTGGCGTACAAATGTTTTTTCCGTCCCCGCTAAAGGTGGATCAGATGGAGGCATATTTGTAACAGCGCCAGAGATGATTAAGCTATGGAATACACTATTAACTGGTAAGTTGCTTAGCCATGAAATGCAGGATCAATTGTTGACGCATCGTATAAAAGTTGAAGAAGATATTCATTATGGTTATTGCGGATATATGGAAGTAAAAGAAGAACGTGTGCGTAAATTTATCTTAATGGGATATGATCCAGGTGTGAATTTTCGTATGACGTATCACCCTGATGATGAATTAATGATTGCTGTTTGTTCGAATAAGTCGGATGGGGCATATGAGATGCTAAAAGCAGCTGAAAAAGCTTTTATTTAAAAGGAGGGGGCTAACACGCCCTGCTCTTTTTTTGTTGACATTAAAAATAAATCACCGTATAGTATTAATTAACCATTGGTCAGTAAAGAGAGGTGCAACATGTCTCCACGCAAACCAGCATCACAAGAACTAACGAAAGAAATGATTGTAAAAGAGGCAGACGAACAATTTAAACAAAAAGGTTTTCAACATGTCTCGATGCGAGGGATTGCGAAACAATTAGGCTGCAGTCACGGCGCCCTCTACTATCATTTTAAGAACAAAGCAGAGCTTTTTAATGAAGTGGTTGCTCAGTATTTTGAGCAATTAAATCAACAAATTGATAAGACTGTTCAATTGGAAACAACAAATGAAACGAAGCTATTAACATTGTTTCTTGCCTTTATCCAGTTTGGTTTAGATCACCAAAGTCAGTATGAATTTATGTTCTTATTTAAAAATGAAGA
This window encodes:
- a CDS encoding glycerol-3-phosphate acyltransferase, with protein sequence MSFLLCLLFSYICGCINGAYYIGLFIYKRDIRSAGSHNAGARNAGRVFGRIAFIATVIIDTLKTVFPILLTIYFYGDSFLIMFLVTVSIMIGHVWPIQLKGQGGKGVVVYLAALLVFKPVILLFVAIVVALGPVLHMRFTYIGLTSLSIVPIILSFFSNFELAFLFITLLFIVLLAHRKEPS
- a CDS encoding N-acetylmuramoyl-L-alanine amidase, which translates into the protein MNSNKLLISFLLTMTIALFSIAGNAVAETIEQGEVDTQSSLNIRSAPGTWSDIVGSKFPGDVVEYIDHEDGWGELTDGSGFVSLDYVTTHEHTPIDDGAPGIAPTGNRIILDPGHGGIDSGAVGNGLFEKHVVLEIAKRTQTLLEERGFKVKLTREDDRFLELEERVAIAETWQADQFVSFHANGFSDPKANGIETFYYPGSLNGKSMAAAVQEQLINQTDRRNRGVFEETFYVLRHTSMPAILVEAGFVTNESDAARLHDDQYLQTVAESIATGITGE
- a CDS encoding LTA synthase family protein: MNAIKTFLSKHLLFLGVFLLTFKTIVVSLVGFSLPFQTVTDYFLLLLAPLGSILLLLGCSFFFSRNVRPLVFLVVYVLCTALLIGNLLYYRFYIDFLTASVFMQFSNVGGLGSSTVELFSPYDLLLIIDVLLFTWFLVDAKKQRISIKRPKRKVYGITATSLFVASLGISHLQNPYLLHTDYARDQLVSSIGIYNYQVVNLVHSVRAPAKEMFANQSIASEVTAGMEEPSAPDREVFGMAAGKNVILISLESTQQFVINKTIDGEELTPFLNEFIKESFYFPNIYDQTAQGKSSDMEFMLDTGFYPLSSGSAFVRRYTNTYKSIPSLLESKSYTSAVFHANDATFWNRELMYDALGYHHFFSKEYYDISDELSVNYGLKDKPFFEQSIPLLQKIEQPFMAKFITLTNHFPFLLDEEDQLIEPGNTGVGVVDRYLTTVRYQDAAVEQFVSRLKEEGLYENTMFVLYGDHYGISRQYENGVHNLLNQEETTLSHIDLQKIPLIIHIPGQTGQTIKTEGGQIDIHSTLLHLLGLSTEDNLTFSHDLFTRSAEVPVIFRDGRFVSHEYVYADHSCIERSSGNIVDDASCAVDQELVREQLNLSDEFLLGDLLRFID
- a CDS encoding aminotransferase class V-fold PLP-dependent enzyme, with translation MDGISLTYKIADSHDEFEQIYQLNYKTFVDEIPQHQQNQDKKLVDRFDHENLYVIAKNDLEVIGMICVRGTRPFSLDEKLPSLDDLLNLEGKLCEIRLLSIKKAYRQGLVFFRLCSELVSHCLKQGFTIAVISGTTRQLPLYKRIGFVPFGPLIGKKDAEFQPMYLTEDNFVRSTKAFNKLMNRETHRREQHFLPGPVNISASVQKAWSEAPISHRSSQMNMTMKTVKKQLLHLTNGHQVEIAVGTGTLANDIVAAQLACMGKHGAIITSGEFGDRLITQAERWNLSFQSLCSETSPTLQSIEQFLVKNPEIEWVWTVHCETSTGYLYPLDDLKALCNQYGVELCLDACSSLGTIPVDLSGVYLASSVSGKGLASFPGLALVFHRESALSSKKVPAYLDLAYYEKTNSIPYTHSSNALCALQKALEYPITPSFELWNQVYDELQSAGMSVIRFDSHSPAILTIRMPETISSRIFGDSLKSASIYLSYESSYLLSRNWIQLALMGEMDERNVLKSVRYMTNYYKQLCREKAALL
- a CDS encoding GNAT family N-acetyltransferase: MILKVSIQDEALAEEILKLQKRAYKVEAELIGCNRIPPLYETLEQLQQVNELFFVYMKQDVISGAIAIEHKHAGIHICRVMVDPSSFRKGIARELLTYVEELAGNNTPLFVSTGANNLPAIRLYTAVGYEQVGTKKVGEGLLLAQFIKK
- a CDS encoding TetR/AcrR family transcriptional regulator gives rise to the protein MSPRKPASQELTKEMIVKEADEQFKQKGFQHVSMRGIAKQLGCSHGALYYHFKNKAELFNEVVAQYFEQLNQQIDKTVQLETTNETKLLTLFLAFIQFGLDHQSQYEFMFLFKNEEVDALAKPAAFESYEKFAQTVHSIATKNVSISSIYAGFLSLHGFISYYLGRTDSYLEVKEVAQHHAVFVQRAFVKDK
- a CDS encoding serine hydrolase domain-containing protein: MESKNDMSMVAQKIDFSGTVCVQVNSKVVTESYGYANFTEKRKNEANTRFGIASGAKFFTSIAICQLVEQKKLSFHSKITECLDMDFPFFDKEITIHHLLTHTSGIPDYFDESIMDDFEELWVKVPMYHIRKLQDFLPLFQHEQMKELPGSVFRYNNSGYILLGLIIEQATGMNFNDYVEKYILAASDMVDSGYFELDALPERTATGYIENEDGSWRTNVFSVPAKGGSDGGIFVTAPEMIKLWNTLLTGKLLSHEMQDQLLTHRIKVEEDIHYGYCGYMEVKEERVRKFILMGYDPGVNFRMTYHPDDELMIAVCSNKSDGAYEMLKAAEKAFI